One window of Nicotiana tomentosiformis chromosome 11, ASM39032v3, whole genome shotgun sequence genomic DNA carries:
- the LOC104091866 gene encoding disease resistance protein RUN1-like isoform X1 codes for MEKPLDPTPSSPSYGCSSNQVFLSFRAEDSCCMSFTDHLYTALVQAGFQTFKQGTDTRKEQLHNAIRESKVSLIVLSEGYAFSQSCLDQLDVILTCKEKLDRAILPVFYYVDPSDVRNKKGRIGEALALHEQELKWESSGRERVERWRQALAKVADLGGMVLHNQARGHESKFIRKIVNVVTNRLSRTALYVAPYLIGIDRRANHISFWLQNGSADVGILIVCGMGGIGKTTLAKFIYNSNFHAFEGSSFVLNIREISKQPNGLVRLQKQILSNILKRTKERVSCVDEGIVKISDALSGKRVLLVLDDVDDSDQLNAVLGMKSLFYPGSKIIITTRHERILNPHLVDKVYTVEKLSMDESLELFSWHAFGKPHPVEGFLVGSNEVVKRCGGIPLALRVLGSSLAGQNLDVWQSTIKKLQVVPNNRIIELLKISYESLEDDDRSLFLHIACFFLWEDKDFAVKILDKCELFTIVGIQNLIDRDLLSIPNGKLFMHQLIQDLGREIVRQESVKEPGRRSRLWRHEESLYVLRNKTGTEAIEGIILDGNMRKGHGSTRITSNENYGKKSKVEEFMNNSQEDQPKRNWMSIFSRHIMGTREVPNEDLETDSFTNMHKLKFLLLSNIQLSGCYRKFPKKLRWLFWRYLQLESLPSDFPMGKLVAIDLCYSRLKQLWTAPKLLRWLKFLNLSHSYQLSRTPDFSLLPNLEQLILEYCTSLTEVDDTIGYLEGLTVLSLNGCINLRSISESVCMLTHLETLDISGCSNLEYVALKLEKSDFPSELSDESGRNQIDSTKLVRPWHTILWSLLRKEKVCHRVSPISFPTSLVTLRLSDCNLGDNAFLHVDFSKLNLLKELSLSRNPLCHPPESIRYLSRLENLSLNSCTRLKSVLELPNGVEIVDATDCISLEKVSGAPSSCSILYINCANLVEMNANFKLEHLENVNAETLGYLGLSNLELIRNVTFRLRFDIQKLHADEMEFPEFVQNDMAKLQSLPPKKLPAQGYYCNGVFSTFLSGENVPSCFDTKLSEPFCSSFIVPTPDNHRIRGLSFCLVYTCLESEEMVSEGHCLSITINNLSQRIKWKQDPIFLAIPEVEERMMWLSYWEIGNSLQTGDVVEISASVGDKQRFSINEVGMRILFLEEQQDQDKESNCEVEEFFSSPCHQNLLLVRVFPM; via the exons ATGGAGAAACCTCTGGATCCAACACCTTCGTCTCCATCTTATGGGTGTTCCTCAAATCAAGTATTCTTGAGTTTTAGAGCAGAAGACTCTTGTTGCATGTCTTTCACTGATCACCTTTACACTGCCTTAGTTCAAGCTGggtttcaaacattcaaacagGGCACTGACACAAGAAAAGAACAACTCCACAACGCAATCCGAGAGTCGAAAGTTTCGCTGATTGTCCTGTCCGAAGGCTATGCCTTTTCTCAATCATGTCTTGATCAGCTCGATGTGATTCTGACATGTAAGGAGAAATTGGATCGGGCAATTCTACCCGTCTTCTACTATGTGGATCCTTCTGATGTTAGGAACAAGAAGGGAAGGATTGGGGAAGCATTAGCATTGCATGAACAAGAATTGAAATGGGAAAGCAGTGGAAGGGAAAGGGTAGAAAGATGGAGGCAGGCACTTGCTAAAGTTGCTGACTTGGGGGGAATGGTCTTACACAATCAAGCTCGTGg GCATGAGTCGAAATTTATTCGAAAGATTGTTAATGTGGTCACAAATAGACTAAGTCGGACAGCTTTGTATGTTGCACCTTACCTAATCGGCATAGATCGCCGGGCTAACCATATTAGCTTTTGGCTGCAAAATGGATCGGCTGACGTTGGCATATTGATTGTTTGCGGCATGGGCGGTATAGGGAAGACTACTCTGGCCAAGTTCATCTACAATTCAAACTTTCATGCTTTTGAAGGTAGCAGCTTTGTGCTTAACATAAGAGAAATTTCAAAGCAACCTAACGGTTTAGTTAGATTGCAAAAGCAAATACTTTCTAACATTCTAAAAAGGACAAAGGAACGAGTATCATGCGTTGATGAAGGAATTGTTAAGATTTCAGATGCCTTAAGTGGCAAAAGAGTCCTACTTGTTCTTGATGATGTGGATGATTCTGATCAACTAAATGCAGTGTTGGGGATGAAAAGTTTATTTTACCCCGGAAGTAAAATCATCATAACAACCCGACATGAGCGAATTCTAAATCCTCACCTAGTTGATAAGGTGTATACCGTTGAGAAACTGAGCATGGACGAATCCTTAGAGCTCTTCAGTTGGCATGCCTTTGGAAAACCACATCCTGTTGAAGGTTTTCTTGTGGGTTCAAATGAAGTAGTGAAACGGTGTGGAGGAATTCCACTTGCACTAAGAGTTTTGGGTTCTTCCCTGGCAGGACAAAATTTGGATGTATGGCAAAGTACAATAAAGAAGTTGCAAGTTGTTCCTAATAATCGGATTATTGAACTGCTCAAAATCAGTTATGAATCTCTAGAAGATGATGATAGGAGTTTATTCCTTCATATTGCCTGTTTCTTTCTCTGGGAGGATAAAGATTTTGCTGTCAAAATACTGGATAAATGTGAACTTTTCACTATAGTGGGGATCCAAAACCTAATTGATAGAGATCTCTTGTCAATACCAAATGGTAAGCTCTTCATGCATCAACTGATTCAAGATCTGGGAAGAGAAATTGTTCGTCAAGAATCTGTTAAGGAGCCAGGGAGGCGTAGTAGACTTTGGCGTCATGAAGAATCTTTGTACGTATTGAGAAACAAAACG GGAACTGAAGCAATTGAAGGCATCATTCTCGACGGAAATATGCGCAAGGGGCATGGATCAACTAGGATAACATCTAATGAAAATTATGGCAAAAAAAGTAAAGTGGAAGAATTTATGAATAATTCTCAGGAAGATCAACCAAAGCGGAATTGGATGTCCATTTTCTCTCGTCATATAATGGGCACAAGGGAAGTTCCAAATGAGGATTTGGAAACTGACTCATTCACAAACATGCACAAGTTGAAATTTCTGTTGCTTAGCAATATACAACTTTCTGGATGTTACAGGAAATTTCCCAAGAAATTAAGATGGTTGTTTTGGCGTTATCTCCAGTTAGAATCCCTACCAAGCGACTTTCCGATGGGAAAACTTGTTGCTATAGACCTTTGTTACAGCAGATTGAAACAACTTTGGACAGCACCAAAG TTACTCAGATGGTTAAAGTTTCTCAATCTCAGCCACTCTTATCAGCTTAGTAGAACTCCTGATTTTTCATTACTTCCCAACCTTGAACAATTAATCCTCGAATATTGTACAAGTCTAACTGAGGTGGATGACACTATTGGATATCTGGAAGGACTCACTGTTTTAAGCCTTAATGGTTGTATAAACTTGAGGAGTATTTCAGAAAGTGTTTGCATGTTAACACATCTTGAGACCCTTGATATTTCTGGTTGCTCAAATCTTGAATATGTCGCCCTGAAGCTTGAAAAGTCGGATTTTCCAAGTGAGCTTTCAGATGAAAGTGGAAGAAACCAAATAGATAGTACCAAGCTAGTAAGACCATGGCATACAATCTTGTGGTCTTTGCTGAGGAAGGAGAAAGTATGTCATAGAGTTTCACCAATCAGTTTTCCGACTTCTCTAGTTACTCTAAGACTTTCTGACTGCAATCTGGGTGATAATGCATTTCTCCATGTTGATTTTAGTAAGCTCAATTTGCTGAAAGAATTGAGTTTGAGCCGAAATCCACTTTGCCATCCCCCAGAGAGCATTAGATATCTTAGCAGGCTCGAAAACCTTTCACTAAATTCGTGTACAAGGCTAAAATCAGTACTCGAGCTGCCAAATGGTGTTGAGATTGTTGATGCAACTGACTGTATATCCTTGGAGAAAGTATCAGGCGCACCTAGCTCATGCAGCATTCTTTACATAAATTGTGCTAATCTGGTTGAGATGAACGCTAATTTCAAGTTAGAACATCTTGAAAATGTCAATGCAGAAACTCTCGGCTATTTGGGTCTGTCAAACTTGGAGTTGATTAGAAATGTTACTTTTAGATTAAGATTTGACATTCAGAAATTGCATGCTGATGAAATGGAATTTCCAGAATTTGTCCAAAATGACATGGCAAAATTACAATCTCTCCCACCTAAGAAGCTTCCCGCTCAG GGTTATTACTGCAATGGCGTCTTCTCCACATTCCTATCGGGTGAAAACGTGCCAAGTTGCTTTGACACGAAGTTGAGTGAGCCTTTCTGTTCATCGTTCATCGTGCCCACTCCTGATAATCATAGAATTCGAGGCTTGAGTTTTTGCTTGGTGTATACATGCTTGGAGAGTGAAGAAATGGTAAGTGAGGGCCATTGCCTATCCATTACAATTAATAATTTGTCGCAAAGGATCAAGTGGAAGCAAGACCCTATATTTCTAGCTATTCCTGAAGTTGAAGAGCGGATGATGTGGTTAAGTTATTGGGAAATTGGCAACTCGTTGCAAACAGGTgatgttgtagaaatttcagCCAGTGTTGGAGATAAACAACGTTTCAGTATCAACGAGGTTGGAATGAGGATTCTGTTCCTGGAAGAACAACAAGACCAGGACAAAGAATCTAATTGTGAAGTTGAAGAGTTTTTTTCTAGTCCATGTCATCAGAATTTGCTCCTTGTCAGAGTCTTCCCGATGTGA
- the LOC104091866 gene encoding disease resistance protein RUN1-like isoform X2 — MEKPLDPTPSSPSYGCSSNQVFLSFRAEDSCCMSFTDHLYTALVQAGFQTFKQGTDTRKEQLHNAIRESKVSLIVLSEGYAFSQSCLDQLDVILTCKEKLDRAILPVFYYVDPSDVRNKKGRIGEALALHEQELKWESSGRERVERWRQALAKVADLGGMVLHNQARGHESKFIRKIVNVVTNRLSRTALYVAPYLIGIDRRANHISFWLQNGSADVGILIVCGMGGIGKTTLAKFIYNSNFHAFEGSSFVLNIREISKQPNGLVRLQKQILSNILKRTKERVSCVDEGIVKISDALSGKRVLLVLDDVDDSDQLNAVLGMKSLFYPGSKIIITTRHERILNPHLVDKVYTVEKLSMDESLELFSWHAFGKPHPVEGFLVGSNEVVKRCGGIPLALRVLGSSLAGQNLDVWQSTIKKLQVVPNNRIIELLKISYESLEDDDRSLFLHIACFFLWEDKDFAVKILDKCELFTIVGIQNLIDRDLLSIPNGKLFMHQLIQDLGREIVRQESVKEPGRRSRLWRHEESLYVLRNKTGTEAIEGIILDGNMRKGHGSTRITSNENYGKKSKVEEFMNNSQEDQPKRNWMSIFSRHIMGTREVPNEDLETDSFTNMHKLKFLLLSNIQLSGCYRKFPKKLRWLFWRYLQLESLPSDFPMGKLVAIDLCYSRLKQLWTAPKLLRWLKFLNLSHSYQLSRTPDFSLLPNLEQLILEYCTSLTEVDDTIGYLEGLTVLSLNGCINLRSISESVCMLTHLETLDISGCSNLEYVALKLEKSDFPSELSDESGRNQIDSTKLVRPWHTILWSLLRKEKVCHRVSPISFPTSLVTLRLSDCNLGDNAFLHVDFSKLNLLKELSLSRNPLCHPPESIRYLSRLENLSLNSCTRLKSVLELPNGVEIVDATDCISLEKVSGAPSSCSILYINCANLVEMNANFKLEHLENVNAETLGYLGLSNLELIRNVTFRLRFDIQKLHADEMEFPEFVQNDMAKLQSLPPKKLPAQGYYCNGVFSTFLSGENVPSCFDTKLSEPFCSSFIVPTPDNHRIRGLSFCLVYTCLESEEMVML; from the exons ATGGAGAAACCTCTGGATCCAACACCTTCGTCTCCATCTTATGGGTGTTCCTCAAATCAAGTATTCTTGAGTTTTAGAGCAGAAGACTCTTGTTGCATGTCTTTCACTGATCACCTTTACACTGCCTTAGTTCAAGCTGggtttcaaacattcaaacagGGCACTGACACAAGAAAAGAACAACTCCACAACGCAATCCGAGAGTCGAAAGTTTCGCTGATTGTCCTGTCCGAAGGCTATGCCTTTTCTCAATCATGTCTTGATCAGCTCGATGTGATTCTGACATGTAAGGAGAAATTGGATCGGGCAATTCTACCCGTCTTCTACTATGTGGATCCTTCTGATGTTAGGAACAAGAAGGGAAGGATTGGGGAAGCATTAGCATTGCATGAACAAGAATTGAAATGGGAAAGCAGTGGAAGGGAAAGGGTAGAAAGATGGAGGCAGGCACTTGCTAAAGTTGCTGACTTGGGGGGAATGGTCTTACACAATCAAGCTCGTGg GCATGAGTCGAAATTTATTCGAAAGATTGTTAATGTGGTCACAAATAGACTAAGTCGGACAGCTTTGTATGTTGCACCTTACCTAATCGGCATAGATCGCCGGGCTAACCATATTAGCTTTTGGCTGCAAAATGGATCGGCTGACGTTGGCATATTGATTGTTTGCGGCATGGGCGGTATAGGGAAGACTACTCTGGCCAAGTTCATCTACAATTCAAACTTTCATGCTTTTGAAGGTAGCAGCTTTGTGCTTAACATAAGAGAAATTTCAAAGCAACCTAACGGTTTAGTTAGATTGCAAAAGCAAATACTTTCTAACATTCTAAAAAGGACAAAGGAACGAGTATCATGCGTTGATGAAGGAATTGTTAAGATTTCAGATGCCTTAAGTGGCAAAAGAGTCCTACTTGTTCTTGATGATGTGGATGATTCTGATCAACTAAATGCAGTGTTGGGGATGAAAAGTTTATTTTACCCCGGAAGTAAAATCATCATAACAACCCGACATGAGCGAATTCTAAATCCTCACCTAGTTGATAAGGTGTATACCGTTGAGAAACTGAGCATGGACGAATCCTTAGAGCTCTTCAGTTGGCATGCCTTTGGAAAACCACATCCTGTTGAAGGTTTTCTTGTGGGTTCAAATGAAGTAGTGAAACGGTGTGGAGGAATTCCACTTGCACTAAGAGTTTTGGGTTCTTCCCTGGCAGGACAAAATTTGGATGTATGGCAAAGTACAATAAAGAAGTTGCAAGTTGTTCCTAATAATCGGATTATTGAACTGCTCAAAATCAGTTATGAATCTCTAGAAGATGATGATAGGAGTTTATTCCTTCATATTGCCTGTTTCTTTCTCTGGGAGGATAAAGATTTTGCTGTCAAAATACTGGATAAATGTGAACTTTTCACTATAGTGGGGATCCAAAACCTAATTGATAGAGATCTCTTGTCAATACCAAATGGTAAGCTCTTCATGCATCAACTGATTCAAGATCTGGGAAGAGAAATTGTTCGTCAAGAATCTGTTAAGGAGCCAGGGAGGCGTAGTAGACTTTGGCGTCATGAAGAATCTTTGTACGTATTGAGAAACAAAACG GGAACTGAAGCAATTGAAGGCATCATTCTCGACGGAAATATGCGCAAGGGGCATGGATCAACTAGGATAACATCTAATGAAAATTATGGCAAAAAAAGTAAAGTGGAAGAATTTATGAATAATTCTCAGGAAGATCAACCAAAGCGGAATTGGATGTCCATTTTCTCTCGTCATATAATGGGCACAAGGGAAGTTCCAAATGAGGATTTGGAAACTGACTCATTCACAAACATGCACAAGTTGAAATTTCTGTTGCTTAGCAATATACAACTTTCTGGATGTTACAGGAAATTTCCCAAGAAATTAAGATGGTTGTTTTGGCGTTATCTCCAGTTAGAATCCCTACCAAGCGACTTTCCGATGGGAAAACTTGTTGCTATAGACCTTTGTTACAGCAGATTGAAACAACTTTGGACAGCACCAAAG TTACTCAGATGGTTAAAGTTTCTCAATCTCAGCCACTCTTATCAGCTTAGTAGAACTCCTGATTTTTCATTACTTCCCAACCTTGAACAATTAATCCTCGAATATTGTACAAGTCTAACTGAGGTGGATGACACTATTGGATATCTGGAAGGACTCACTGTTTTAAGCCTTAATGGTTGTATAAACTTGAGGAGTATTTCAGAAAGTGTTTGCATGTTAACACATCTTGAGACCCTTGATATTTCTGGTTGCTCAAATCTTGAATATGTCGCCCTGAAGCTTGAAAAGTCGGATTTTCCAAGTGAGCTTTCAGATGAAAGTGGAAGAAACCAAATAGATAGTACCAAGCTAGTAAGACCATGGCATACAATCTTGTGGTCTTTGCTGAGGAAGGAGAAAGTATGTCATAGAGTTTCACCAATCAGTTTTCCGACTTCTCTAGTTACTCTAAGACTTTCTGACTGCAATCTGGGTGATAATGCATTTCTCCATGTTGATTTTAGTAAGCTCAATTTGCTGAAAGAATTGAGTTTGAGCCGAAATCCACTTTGCCATCCCCCAGAGAGCATTAGATATCTTAGCAGGCTCGAAAACCTTTCACTAAATTCGTGTACAAGGCTAAAATCAGTACTCGAGCTGCCAAATGGTGTTGAGATTGTTGATGCAACTGACTGTATATCCTTGGAGAAAGTATCAGGCGCACCTAGCTCATGCAGCATTCTTTACATAAATTGTGCTAATCTGGTTGAGATGAACGCTAATTTCAAGTTAGAACATCTTGAAAATGTCAATGCAGAAACTCTCGGCTATTTGGGTCTGTCAAACTTGGAGTTGATTAGAAATGTTACTTTTAGATTAAGATTTGACATTCAGAAATTGCATGCTGATGAAATGGAATTTCCAGAATTTGTCCAAAATGACATGGCAAAATTACAATCTCTCCCACCTAAGAAGCTTCCCGCTCAG GGTTATTACTGCAATGGCGTCTTCTCCACATTCCTATCGGGTGAAAACGTGCCAAGTTGCTTTGACACGAAGTTGAGTGAGCCTTTCTGTTCATCGTTCATCGTGCCCACTCCTGATAATCATAGAATTCGAGGCTTGAGTTTTTGCTTGGTGTATACATGCTTGGAGAGTGAAGAAATG GTgatgttgtag